In the genome of Peptococcaceae bacterium 1198_IL3148, the window TGTTACTGGGGGTGGGAGCATGGGTGAAAGCGATGTTCAAAGGCTATACAAAGCCATAGATAAATTACAAAAGACAGTGGACGAGGTAAAAAAGGAATTATCTGATACAAAGGTGCTGCTGGCCGGCACGTATGTCACAAGGGAAGAATTTGATAAAAGAATTACTGCTCTGGATAACAAGGTAGAGAACCACGAAAAAGAGGACAGAGCAAATAGGTTTAAGTTTGCCGGCATTGTCGCAACCGCAACCGGTATAATCGTTAGCGTCATTCAGTGGATGGTTGGCTTATGGACCAGGTAATTGAGCTGATTATACCTTTTATTGCACTAGCCATCTTGAGTGTGATGATAGATAAGTTCACCCTGTTTTTAGAAGCTGCCATGAATTTAATACCAGGGTTGCCAGATAAATTCGAATGGCCCGTTGCCTATGTACTTGTACTAGCAGCGGGTTATGTTGTTTGCTGGCAGGGGAATTATGATTTGTTTGCCTACCTTAACATTAACTTTAATTACTCATGGCAGGGTTGGTTAATGACAGCACTTGTTATATCAGGCGGCAGTGCTTTTGTTCGGAGTAGTTTTGGTGTTGTTGACGCCATACCAACTGGTATTGGTGGGGTGACGTCTGTTGTTAAAAAGTTCTTCAGTACTAAATAAGGAGGGGTTATACATGCTCATAGTTTTAGATCCAGGGCACGGTGGTAAAGATCCGGGTGCGATAGGCAATGGTTTGCTCGAAAAAAGGTTGACCTGGGAACTGGCACTACTGGTAAAGGAAAAGCTGGCAAATGTTAAAGCGGATGTTAGAGTTGTGCAGCCAAGTGCAACTAACCCTAACAGTACCGGCCGTAATGAAATCAATATCCCGGTACGGGAAGCAAATAACATGAAGGCTGACTTTTTCTTGTCAATCCACATCAATGCCGGTGGCGGTACCGGATTCGAAAGCTTTGTCTACAGCGCTGGTAGTAAGGCAGACCAAATTCGTGATAAGTTACACTATCAGATTATGCAGTATTGTAAAAAGCATAATCTGCCTGATCGCGGCAAAAAGTACAGCACTCATTTTGGTGTGCTACGCATGACTAACATGCCGGCTGTATTGATCGAGTGTGGCTTTATCGACAACCAGTATGATGCCAAACTGTTGGCCGACCCTAGGTTTTTGGATGGTTTAGCGAATGAAATCGCTTACGGGTTGATAGTGGCTTTAGAATTGGAGGCTAAATAATGGAAGACAAAATTGTACAGATTGCATATGAAGTACTGGCTATACTTATACCAGCGCTAGTGGCTTTGGTTGCTGAACTTGTGCGCCGCCGGTTGGGTACCGAAAGGATCCAAAAAATCCAAGAAGAATTGGTTGCTAAACAAGAATTGGCCATTATTGCGGTAAAGTTTGTTGAGCAAGCATACATGCAACTAAAAGGCCCGGA includes:
- a CDS encoding N-acetylmuramoyl-L-alanine amidase produces the protein MLIVLDPGHGGKDPGAIGNGLLEKRLTWELALLVKEKLANVKADVRVVQPSATNPNSTGRNEINIPVREANNMKADFFLSIHINAGGGTGFESFVYSAGSKADQIRDKLHYQIMQYCKKHNLPDRGKKYSTHFGVLRMTNMPAVLIECGFIDNQYDAKLLADPRFLDGLANEIAYGLIVALELEAK
- a CDS encoding phage holin, whose protein sequence is MEDKIVQIAYEVLAILIPALVALVAELVRRRLGTERIQKIQEELVAKQELAIIAVKFVEQAYMQLKGPEKYQQAAAWLAKQAQNHGIKLAEDEIKGLVEWALREIKDELGEQWADGLQS